CCACTCTCTCCTCGGAGATGGCCATTTTCTGCACCTTATTTAATAAACCTATGCTACTTGGAGTCTTAGTGTTGCTCTCTCATCTCTCAGGCTTACATTTTCAtgcctgactcagtgctcagggatcaccactAGGATTGCTCAGAACAGctggagtgtcagggattgaactcagagcaGCTGAATGTAAGACAAACATCTAACTTTCTGTACAGCCTAGACATCTTGCTTTTCTCATGGAGAAATGGGCTCATTTTCTCATGGAAAAATGAAGTCGAGTGGAGCCTTGAGTCAGAGGTGGGTGAAAAAGGATCTTCAAGGTCAGTGATTATGAACTTTCAAGCCAGAGCTCCACCACCTCCCTTCTTGGGTTCCCATGGACCTTGAACCCCCAGCCCCCAATATCATTTGTGGGTCTTGCATCTAGTATTTGGCCTCTGAGGCTGGGTGGGCAGGTGTTAGGGTGAGAGAACATGGGGAATAGAGATAGGAGCTATGAACTTTGTCACTGCCCCACTTCTGGCAGAAACACAATGAGGGTGTAAGTGGGAGTTCAGAGAGTTCTCTGCATAGCTACACCACTGATGTGGTGTAAGCTCAGAAGTAAAGCTCAGAAGCTCTTTTCTTgagcattttttccttttcttttcttggctCTGTCTACTCTCAGCTACCATGTGGTCTTGGATCACACATTCTAAGAAGCTGTTCCTTTTATGACATCATCCACTGATGTCATAAAAAACAGCTTCAATTTTTTAGAGCAGGACTAAGCATCCATAGCAACTGTGAGGGCACAGGAGGGTGGGTGGCAAGGCCCTGTTGCCTTCAGAGGGACAGGATCTGTGACATCCGGAAAGGGAAGATGGGACATTGGGGAAGTTTTGGAGAAGAGGGACATGGTGACAAAACTTTGCCAGGCCAGGGTGGGGATGAACAGAACATAACTTTCTGTTAGTGATGGTTTTGGGCCAACAGGAATGCATATTACACCAGGAAGTAGATAAAAAGGCAGTGGGTGGGTATATAAATGTGTGGGCCCAACTCAGTAGCCTGCAGCTGCCTCAAGTGCATTATCTTGATTTCACAGGATCCTGAAAGGTGCCATAGCACCAGGAGACTTGGCCGGAGCAGCTCAGGATGATCGTAAAGGCTGTGATCATGTCCCTGGCCCTAGTGGCTGGCACCAGTGAGTAGAGAACCTTCAAGTGGGACCACTGTGGCTGGGTGTGGGGAAGCATCTAAACATACCTCAGGCCAAAGCTGGAGGGAGTGGTTGCCCTGTGTCTACCATAATCACAGGACAGGGCCGGGCTTGTAGTAGGGACAGGTACAGTTTTACAAAATCAGGGAAGGAAGTGGGTCTTGTATGCACTTTCATCGAAACCCATCTCACCCACTGTCCCATGGCAGGTGCTATGCCTGAGATGAATAATGACAATGTCAACATTTCGGTTAGTGCTGATGAAGTTGCCACCGTGGTGTGGGACTATCTCAGCCAGCTGAAGCATGATGCCAATGGCACTGTGGAACAGAGAGCTGAACTGACCCAGAAGCTCAAGTAAGTAGGATGCAGTTAGCTGGGTACCAGAAAAGGCTGAACTCAAAACCCACCTGCTCCATCACCAACTCATCTGGGGACTCTGAACCATCCAAAGGGATGGACTAATCCAATATGGGCACAGGCTGACTCAGGCAACTGTTTTTGACCTTTGAGACATAGAGCCACAGGGCAACCCTCAGGCTCCGGGGTAGGGGGAAGACAAATGGATTGAGCTGTGTTGGAGAAGGACAGGCCAAAGTGAAATCAAGGCACAAAGGAGGGGACACTGCAGAAGGCTCAGAAATAGGGGAACCTGGGTGAGGAAGGCAGTGCTAGACTGTCAGGATGAGTGACAGAATGTGACTTTCTGTTAGTAACATTATCCCATGTCACAGTGTATGTGACATGCACTCTGGAAGGAAACAGCCCGAGGTCATATCAAGGGGGCAAGTGACTTCGATTGGGGGCAGAGGTCCAGACAGAAAAAATCAAGGTGATCACTTAGTCTGTTACATCCTTCCTCACACACTGTTCCCCGTTGCGAGCACCAGAGGACAGCCAGGAGGACACAGGATTCCTTCTCTCACTCAAACATTGGCAGTGGGTGTGAGAGACATGATCATGGAGAGAGGGGCACAGCTCacagtttggggggggggaatgcttAAAGCCCCTGTTTGAACCCGTGCACTGCGCTTGAGTCCCTGGGAGCCCCCAAAGGGGTAAAAGCAGGGGTCTTCTCAGATTTCTGAATACTAATTCAGAGTTCTGCACCTCACCCCCCAAAAGAGTGCAGGATACAGCTCTGAAATCCTGGCGATATAGTATGTAGGTAAGACTTGCAAATTCTAGAGGGGAAAATAATACTGAGGTAAGGTTCTGAAATTCTGGGGTAGGAGAGGTAGCACAGGGTACCATTCTTGTCTGGCACACTGCCAATCACAGTCCTTGGCATCACACATGATACCCTAGTcagtcatgagtgatccctgagcacaatcaatGTACCACACACAATGAGAACCCCCACTTCCCAAAAGGAGGTTCTGCTGCATATCCTCAAGTGTAACTTAGACCTCTGTGCACTTCCCCTATAGAAACCTCTTCCACGAAAATATGTTGGAAAGATCTCATGACAAATTGTTTCCTGACGAGATGGAGAAGGAGCTGGTTCCTTTTGCTATAGACCTGTACAAGTGCCTCACCAAGGAGTCAGAGAAGAGGAAGGATGAGATCCAGAAGGAGCTGGAAGATTTGCAGGTGGAAATCGAGCCCCATTTCCAAGAAGTGAGACAGAAAATCAGGGACAATGCATGCCTGCTGCAGGAGCGCCTGGAACCCTACTTTAATGTGTTAAATGGCAGTGTGGAAAGAATGAAGTTTTTGAATGCTCAGGTATTGAAATGCGTAAACGACTTGGATAATGGGCCGAGTGACAATGCGGAGAGCCTGCAGGACTTGGTGTCTTCCATGCCCAACAAGATCAAGAAGAACATCACCATGAATCTATTGAAATTCCAGGCAGTCCTGATGGCACTCAAGCAGGAAGTTAAGAAAACGATCGGCCAGTCCATGAAGGAGCTGAGCCACAGCTTGGCCCCTTTCGTGAAGAACATGGATAAACTCGACCACCAGCTGGAGGGCCTCTCCTTCCAACTAAAGAAGGAAACAGTGAAGTTGGTGACCAACTTCTCTGCCAGGATCCATAAGTTGTGGAAAGTACTGGAGCCCCTGCCTGAGGCCATGCTGAGGGTAAACATGGATGAGATGGAGAAATCTCTGGCTAATCTGAATAAACTAGTCGAAGAGCAGGTGAAGATTTTCCAGTGCAAGGTGTCCTCCTATATTGAAAACTTCAACAAAGTGATGGGGCAGAAAGTAGAAGAATTTGGGCAGAAGCTGGGCCCACATGCAGGGTACATGGATGATCACTTGATCTTTCTGGAGAAGGAACTGAAGGAGAAGGTTAAGGCCCTCTTCAAGGAGATTCAGAATAGGAAGACTGGGAATTTACCTATATCTAACCCTCCAGAAGCGGGCACAGAACTCAACCCTTTAGAGCAGAATTCTGCCAATTTGGGATAGAGCTCCACCCCTTTGCTCCAGAAGTCAGTCCCTTTGGTCGATAAATCTGCCCCTTTGCCTCCAAATTTTACTCCTTTGGCTCAAAACCTCATCTTTGGGTCCAGATTTTCATCCCTTTGAAAGCTGTGGTGTTCTTGGTTTCCCTGTTCCTCCCATGCTAGGAACTTGTCCCCAGCTCTGCCCCTTTAaccctttccccccacccccaagcattTATCTAGCTTGAGGAGACTTGCCCTGTAAACAGGAATGTCACCTTTCGCTACAAAATAAAGCACTAGTAAACCTAGCCGTTCTGGATGCATTGTGACTCCTCATATCCTGGTCGTGGTGGGGTAAGGAGTGGGCAATGACTGCTGCTTGGCAAAGGTAAGCAGTGGAGGTGGGAGGATCAACATGGGTTGGAACGTGACACTGCAGGAAGGGTGAGGGTGGTTCCACTGGGTCCAGTTTAGTGGGGCCACCCATTTCCCCTTGAGGGTCTCTTTTCTAACTTCATGTCTTCTAGTACATTGGTTTTCCTTCAAATTTCCAGGTATATATGATATGCTGCTATCTCCAGGGTAGATCTCTCTGGACAGCAGTTTGGAATACTCATCGACAttcctctcttcatttctttccttgaGTGGCCAGAGATCACAGGGTTTTTATTTCCTGTAGTTGTGTTGGgggttggtgtttttgttttgctttgtggtcACCTCAGGTGCTCAGAATTTAGTCtgggctctgtattcaagaatcattcctaatgGGCCCCAGGGACTTTATGCATTGCTGGAGAATGAACTCGGGtccccaaatgcaaggcaaatgtgctccccactgtactatatttccagcACCAAATCTAGCTTATGTCAGATAAGTGTTTACTGTGAGCTTCACCCttagtctttcacttcttttcacTTCCACACCCAGCTATTCTAGCGCTTAATCATGGCTTTTTACGCAAGGATCATTCTGAGCAGAGTAAGGGAACtatatagagtatatatatacaaatgtatatatgtacacactatatatacacacatatatacactgcTTAAGAGATTAAACTTGATCCACTGTGGGCAAGACAAGGGAACTACCTACTGTCTCATCACTTCAGTACCTGCTTggcaatcaaatccaggtcagacaGGTGCAAGACAatgtctacccactgtactatatagctcCAGAGATCCTGTTTTAACAGCACTTTTGCCCCTCTTGGAGGATGTTCTAGGATCCACTATCCCTTATCTTGTTGCTGCTGTGGTTGCCATGATTTGGTACATCCCTGATTTCAGATGTGAGTTTCTGAGTTTCACTTGAGTTCTGTCACTGGCCACTCCCTGACACTACTCACACAAACCTCATAGCGAGGAACCTAAAACCATACATCTCATTGTGGCATCAAGATTCCCAAACTGGATTTGACCTAAAATCTAACtacaactatttattttattttgtttagttgggtgtctacttctggctctctgctcagggctctctcctgTCACTGCTTAGGGACTATTTTTGGTATTGGGGATtgacctctatgctatctctctggttccctgtttcatttggaggtttttttgtttttgcttttggactacaacccatgatgctcaggggttactccttgctattcactcagaaattgctccagactCAGGGGACATATGAAATGACTGGGACTGAACCAAGATCCATtctagattggctgcgtgcaaggcaaacgccttaccactgttattgctctggctcctgggggtaatttttaaaatataaattacttaaatttttatgaTTCCTTTAAGTTgtgttttttacattatttatttaaacactatagcTACAAGGTTCTTCATAGTACAATTAGGGTTTTGTTTACAACAAAAAGATGTTCATGACTCAGTTTGTCATACAATGTCATATATCATACAaatgtcatacaatgtacaacacctttcactagagcacattttccatcaccaatatctcaGATTCTCTCACCCTTCTCACCTGCTtgcttctggggcagacattttcttctctcactctctgtctgtctctatctctatatctcccatttccttttcagacATTGTATTTTCAATAATGTTGCTGAAAGGGaaccatgcctatcactttatttccttgcagcaccctgttcttgtccagagtcatcattcccaactatcatcATCGTGGACCCTTCTctgcctaactgcactcccctactatttctggcaagcttcctgccatagattggtcctcctggccctcctctctattttGCTGGACACTATAACCATACTATCTATAACTTTTTTATAATATGtagtaaaacaaattaattatggAGTGCTGGATGGATGTAGATGATGGTGAAATGGACGGAGAATgagacctttctcctccagcttgtaCCATGAGCCTGCATCCTCcctccagctggcaggtctgagAGTTCAGGATAGccacgaggaaatgatccacagacagtcaggtttcaggagacatcagctttattcaggccctagccacctcatgtggctcctaagctttgaAGCCTTTTACGCTGGTTCCAGAGTAAGCacttgtagaattaaataattaaagatggatctggatagtgaaggatggaggtggatggaggcctttgatCTTGGGCCCCGGCCACGTgacttcatcccccatcaaccagcgggtctggggttcaggaaagcgatgggtattgaactcactcacaggcaggcatcaggaagattcaactttattcatgccctgaccaccacaggtgtgtggcctatctcataacctttcaagcattcagccattcttagctaccctgcatcttaattcctttcagccatcttcctttgacctccatgctggtcaaagaccaaaaagccaaagacccaaaagccagagagcccagcagggcagaaaccCCTAATCCCccggctcaaaggcttatctaccttttccaagacccctcccaggaatgggcggggtcttgcaggtaaggtcacacataatatctggttcccaagacccctcccagaaatgggtgggtctcaggtagctacacctaaatccagggtggagttacaagcACTGTCATCTCAACCGCTTTCTGCCATCTCGCCTCTTGCTGCTTCTTTCTCTATCTCCCACTGAATCCCTGAAtcaatccccttcctgcccctgaggcaatccttttcTTACCTTCcaaagatccctcccagaaatgggcaggtcttaccatcaggtaaggttacacaggaagaatgaagGATGGGGGTAACATCTGACCCtttcttaaaactgataaaaaaaaacccaaacaaacaaaagagcataggttatcctttttttttttttttcttgcttctgcctttagccaaaggcgggaatctaatattcccatagcaacaaagtttaaagtgtaaaattaaaatatcagtcttttccataaatataacttttctgcaaaatatacctgtaacttaaaattttcttaatgcttatttaccaagcactatcctggaacttccttgCTCCTAttcttcttaatgctatttaaccaagcattttcttcctggaactttcttgttcctattaacttttccctaaacaaaattacaagaacatttatagaaaacatacattttgaaaatggCTACTAAACTAAAATACACAGCAAAACATTATGCAATTGGAACATTAATtgtggaaaactataaagcacatttaaatcagcaagaaaatgacttagatcaaGGGATACAGCTGAAACAAAGTTAGAGTCAGGTggttttaattcaaatttttcaGTTGGGCTTCACAGTT
The sequence above is a segment of the Suncus etruscus isolate mSunEtr1 chromosome 8, mSunEtr1.pri.cur, whole genome shotgun sequence genome. Coding sequences within it:
- the LOC126015824 gene encoding apolipoprotein A-IV-like codes for the protein MIVKAVIMSLALVAGTSAMPEMNNDNVNISVSADEVATVVWDYLSQLKHDANGTVEQRAELTQKLKNLFHENMLERSHDKLFPDEMEKELVPFAIDLYKCLTKESEKRKDEIQKELEDLQVEIEPHFQEVRQKIRDNACLLQERLEPYFNVLNGSVERMKFLNAQVLKCVNDLDNGPSDNAESLQDLVSSMPNKIKKNITMNLLKFQAVLMALKQEVKKTIGQSMKELSHSLAPFVKNMDKLDHQLEGLSFQLKKETVKLVTNFSARIHKLWKVLEPLPEAMLRVNMDEMEKSLANLNKLVEEQVKIFQCKVSSYIENFNKVMGQKVEEFGQKLGPHAGYMDDHLIFLEKELKEKVKALFKEIQNRKTGNLPISNPPEAGTELNPLEQNSANLG